TAATAGCACCATCAACAACGCACTATCTTAAAAGGAAACAACATGAAAAAAGTGATTTTGACGACCGCGGCAGCCCTAGTTCTTTTGCCGACTCTAGTACTTGCAAAAGAAGACCACTCAACGTCAGGGATTCAATTTAATGGTCCTGTTGACCTGACTACCGTCGACACTCTACTTGCGGATAGCAACATGTTTACTGAAAAAAACGTCGTAATCGACGGAAACAT
This DNA window, taken from Vibrio neptunius, encodes the following:
- a CDS encoding NirD/YgiW/YdeI family stress tolerance protein: MKKVILTTAAALVLLPTLVLAKEDHSTSGIQFNGPVDLTTVDTLLADSNMFTEKNVVIDGNIVRQIKGDTFVFSDGKSEIQIEIDNKVHLNQAIDATTNLRIFGEFEGGNTPEIEVDRIQLL